From a single Pelodiscus sinensis isolate JC-2024 chromosome 4, ASM4963464v1, whole genome shotgun sequence genomic region:
- the LOC102460630 gene encoding olfactory receptor 5I1-like — MLPTNGTAVTEFILLGFPSPPSIQMVLFLTFTALYGMILLGNIGLMVLIRSHPRLHTPMYFFLSNLSFVDLCYSSVIVPKMLANFLLDRQAISYAGCGLQFYFFCTFADTESFILATMAYDRYVAICNPLLYTVIMSPRVCMLLVALSYIGGTLSALVHTCFAFRLSFCGPNVINHFFCDLPLLLKLSCSDTSLNELLLYTYGSSVEIISAIIILISYLFIVISVLRMRSAEARRKTFSTCASHLTSVIIYEGTLLFIYSRPSSWYSPTSDKYISVFYTIVIPVLNPLIYSLRNKDVKEALRRALDAKVLAQSIS, encoded by the coding sequence ATGCTTCCCACCAATGGCACCGCCGTGACGGAATTCATactcctggggttccccagccccccttcgATTCAGATGGTCCTCTTCCTCACCTTCACGGCGCTGTACGGGATGATCCTGCTCGGGAACATCGGGCTGATGGTGCTGATCCGGTCTCATCCCcgccttcacacccccatgtacttcttcctcagTAACTTGTCCTTTGTCGATCTCTGTTACTCCTCCGTCATCGTGCCGAAGATGCTGGCCAACTTCCTGTTGGACAGACAGGCCATTTCGTACGCCGGCTGTGGGCTGCAGTTTTACTTCTTCTGCACCTTCGCTGACACGGAGTCTttcatcctggccaccatggccTATGACCggtatgtggccatctgtaaccctcTGCTCTATACGGTCATCATGTCCCCCAGGGTCTGCATGCTGCTGGTGGCTCTGTCCTACATAGGGGGCACACTGAGCGCGCTGGTGCACACCTGCTTTGCCTTCAGACTGTCCTTCTGTGGACCCAACGTCATCAACCACTTCTTTTGTGACCTCCCTCTGCTCCTCAAGCTCTCATGCTCCGACACCTCCCTCAATGAGCTTCTGCTCTACACCTATGGCAGCTCCGTGGAAATCATCTCCGCCATCATCATCCTCATCTCCTACCTCTTCATTGTCATCTCCGTCCTGAGGATGCGCTCCGCGGAAGCCAGGCGCAAAACCTTCTCCACCTGTGCCTCCCACCTGACGTCTGTCATCATCTACGAGGGGACTTTGCTCTTCATCTACTCCCGCCCCAGCTCCTGGTACTCACCCACCTCGGACAAATACATCTCTGTCTTCTACACCATCGTGATCCCTGTGCTCAACCCCCTGATCTACAGCCTGCGGAACAAGGACGTGAAAGAGGCTCTGAGGAGAGCCTTAGACGCCAAAGTCCTTGCTCAGTCAATCTCTTGA
- the LOC102460379 gene encoding olfactory receptor 5W2-like — MEEGNHSVVTDFILSGLTDRPELQVPLFVLFLLIYVISLVGNGGMILLIKIDPRLHTPMYFFLGNLSFCDLCYSTVIAPKMLLNFLAERKSISYSFCVVQMYLCIFFQDIECLLLAVMAYDRYVAICNPLLYTVTMSGRLCNLLVAGLYGVGLVDATTNAYYTFRLSFCRSNIINHFFCDIPPLLALSCSDTRNSEIVLFAFACFVIVSSVVTVLLSYVCIISTILRIHSAEGRRKAFSTCTCHLTAVVLFHGTLLFMYLRPTSSYSMDTDKIASVFYTLVIPMLNPLIYSLRNREVKDAVRKTMNKLLTQS; from the coding sequence atggaagagggaaatcactccGTGGTGACTGATTTCATTCTCTCGGGACTAACAGATCGTCCAGAGCTGCAGGTCCCCCTGTTTGTGTTGTTCCTGCTGATTTATGTTATCAGCCTGGTGGGAAACGGGGGGATGATCTTGTTAATAAAGATTGACccccgactccacacccccatgtactttttccttggcaatttgtctttctgtgatcttTGCTATTCCACAGTGATTGCCCCTAAAATGTTGCTGAATTTCTTAGCTGAGAGGAAAAGCATTTCTTATTCTTTCTGtgttgtgcaaatgtatttgtgtatcttttttcaagatattgagtgtctcttgctggctgtgatggcctatgaccgttatgtggccatctgtaacccgctgctTTATACAGTCACCATGTCTGGGAGACTTTGTAACCTGCTGGTGGCTGGACTCTATGGGGTAGGGTTGGTGGATGCAACAACAAACGCATACTATACATTTCGGCTGTCATTCTGCCGCTCCAACATCATCAaccatttcttctgtgacatTCCTCCACTGCTggcgctctcctgctctgacacccgcaACAGTGAGATTGTGCTGTTTGCCTTTGCATGCTTTGTTATTGTGAGTAGCGTAGTGACTGTCCTCCTCTCCTACGTCTgtatcatctccaccatcctgcgGATCCACTCTGCTGAGGGCCgacgcaaagccttctccacctgcacttgTCATCTGACTGCGGTGGTCCTGTTTCATGGCACCCTCCTTTTTATGTATTTACGACCCACCTCCAGCTATTCCATGGACACAGATAAAATAGCCTCAGTGTTTTATACActggtgatccccatgttgaaccccctcatctacagcctgaggaacagagAAGTGAAGGACGCTGTGAGGAAAACAATGAATAAACTCCTCACCCAGTCTTGA
- the LOC102460141 gene encoding olfactory receptor 5W2-like: MEEGNHSVVTEFILTGLTDRPELQVPLFVLFLLIFVITLLWNGGLIILIMSDPRLHTPMYFFLGNLSFCDFCYSSTIVPKMMQDFLAERNSISFTACAVQMFLYFFLQDAECLLLAVMAYDRYVAICNPLLYTVIMSRRRCNLLVAGVYGVALADATTGIYHTFQHSFCRSNIINTFFCDTPPLLVLSCSDTRINEIVMYASMCYTVVSSVVTILLSYVCIISTILRIRSAEGRRKTFSTCTSHLTAVGMFHGTLLFTYFRPSSSYSMDIDKITSLIYTVVIPLMNPLIYSLRNREVKGALKKAMNKLKRIS, translated from the coding sequence atggaagagggaaatcactcggtggtgactgagttcattctcacaggactgacagatcgtccggaactgcaggtccccctgtttgtgttgttcctactgatttTTGTTATCACCCTGTTGTGGAATGGGGGGCTGATCATTTTAATCATGAGTGACCCCCGACTTCACACCCCGATGTACTTTTTCCTTGGCAATTTATCTTTCTGTGATTTTTGCTATTCCTCGACAATTGTCCCCAAGATGATGCAGGATTTCTTAGCAGAGAGGAACAGCATTTCTTTCACTGCCTGCGCTGTGCAAAtgtttttatatttctttttgcAAGATGctgagtgtctcttgctggctgtgatggcgtatgaccgttatgtggccatctgtaacccgctgctcTATACGGTCATCATGTCCAGGCGGCGTTGTAACCTCCTCGTGGCTGGGGTGTATGGAGTGGCTTTGGCAGATGCAACAACAGGCATATACCATACATTTCAGCACTCATTCTGCCGTTCCAACATCATCAATACTTTCTTTTGTGACACCCCTCCACTTCTGgtgctctcctgctctgacacgCGCATCAATGAGATTGTGATGTATGCCTCCATGTGCTACACAGTAGTGAGCAGTGTTGTGACCATCCTCCTCTCCTATGTCTgtatcatctccaccatcctgcggatccgctctgccgagggccggcgcaaaaccttctccacctgcacttCTCACTTGACTGCTGTGGGCATGTTTCATGGCACCCTCCTTTTTACGTATTTCCGACCCAGCTCCAGCTATTCCATGGACATTGACAAAATAACCTCTCTGATCTACACAGTGGTGATCCCATTaatgaaccccctcatctacagcctgaggaacagggaggtgaagggCGCTCTGAAGAAAGCAATGAATAAACTCAAAAGGATTTCTTGA